A single window of Bombus pascuorum chromosome 1, iyBomPasc1.1, whole genome shotgun sequence DNA harbors:
- the LOC132905974 gene encoding vacuolar protein sorting-associated protein 33A isoform X1 — MSSAHLSTGRLNVGIIQVQVRKQLLCLLEKCDGTKAIIWDQSLEGPIGLVAKYNLLEEHDVVKMYPLCGGSLTIPPNIVNIIFITRPQLGLMDLIAENVHGEEGKRPRKEFHLFFVPRKSLLCQKKLQNRGVFGSFTLIEEFKCDLFPFDNDLLSMELSGSFKEFHLENDPTCLYQVAQAIQGLQRLYGKIPKVTGRGPAASKVWELLERLNREEEDNKTTSVQSSTIEHLLLLDRSVDLLSPLVTQLTYEGLIDEIFGIKYNTVQLPARRFHDSQDSPTTMTLNEKEQIILNSGEELFAEIRDKNFNGVGPILSKKAKVISSQFDERHGDKSVQEIKQFIARLPHMLATKQSLAKHTTIAEMIKEVTDSSNFLESLQVEQELLNCIDTDKPNTFIEDMIIQQQPLLKVLRLLCIQSLTNSGLKPKLLDYYKREIIQTYGYHNLPTILNLEKAGLLKQQQSARQYAVLRKALRLTVEDESEITPKDISYVHSIYAPLSVRLTEQLVQPNGWQGLNDVMGLLPGPTISSSPYNILSSGRRNSITSEDFNSEPPKLVMVFFIGGCTFAEISALRFLSQQEDLNVEFVVCTTKLINGNTFLMSLMENLEST; from the exons ATGTCATCGGCACATTTATCGACAGGACGTCTAAATGTGGGAATTATTCAAGTACAAGTCAGGAAACAGTTACTCTGTTTGCTTGAAAAGTGTGATGGCACAAAG gCAATTATATGGGATCAATCTCTTGAAGGACCAATTGGTCTTGTtgcgaaatataatttacttgaAGAACATGATGTTGTTAAAATGTATCCTTTATGTGGCGGAAGTTTGACAATACCAccaaatattgttaatataatatttataactagACCTCAGTTAGGACTTATGGATTTAATCGCTGAAAATGTTCATGg AGAAGAGGGGAAAAGACCAcgcaaagaatttcatttgttcTTTGTACCAAGAAAAAGTCTTCTTTGTCAAAAAAAGCTTCAGAATCGTGGAGTATTTGGTAGCTTCACATTGATAGAAGAATTTAAATGCGACTTATTTCCTTTTGATAATGATCTTCTTTCCATGGAGCTTAGTGGTTCATTTAAGGAATTTCATCTAGAAAATGATCCCACTTGTTTGTATCAAGTTGCACAAGCTATTCAAGGTTTACAACGATTATAtggaaaaattccaaaagttACTGGAAGAGGACCTGCTGCTAGCAAAGTATGGGAATTATTAGAAAGATTAAATAGAGAAGAAGAGGATAATAAAACAACATCAGTTCAGTCATCTACTAtagaacatttattattattagatcgCTCTGTAGATTTACTTTCACCTCTAGTTACGCAATTAACTTATGAGGGATTAATAGATGAAATTTTTGGGATAAAATATA aTACTGTACAGTTACCAGCAAGAAGATTTCATGATTCTCAAGACTCCCCAACAACAATGACTCTtaatgaaaaagaacaaattatattaaattctgGAGAAGAATTATTTGCAGAAATCAG ggacaaaaattttaatggaGTTGGACCTATCCTTAGTAAAAAAGCTAAAGTTATTTCATCACAGTTTGATGAAAGACATGGAGATAAAAGTGTGCaagaaattaaacaatttatagcACGATTACCACATATGTTGGCTACTAAGCAATCATTAGCAAAAC ATACAACAATAGctgaaatgataaaagaagTAACAGATTCtagtaattttttagaatcatTGCAAGTAGAGCAAGAATTGTTGAATTGTATTGACACAGATAAACCAAATACTTTTATAGAAGATATGATAATACAACAACAACCACTTTTAAAAGTTTTACGTCTTCTTTGTATACAATCCTTAACAAATTCTGGACTCAAGCCAAAGTTATTGGACTACTATAAGAGAGAAATAATACAAACATACGGATATCATAATTTGCCAACTATATTAAACTTAGAAAAAGCCGGATTATTAAAACAACAACAATCTGCGCGTCAGTATGCAGTTTTACGAAAAGCACTACGTCTTACTGTTGAAGATGAAAGCGAAATTACACCAAAGGATATTAGTTATGTTCATTCTATATATGCACCACTAAGTGTTCGATTGACAGAGCAGCTTGTACAACCAAATGGTTGGCAAGGTTTAAATGATGTAATGGGATTATTACCTGGCCCTACTATTAGTAGCTCACCATATAACATACTGTCATCTGGGAGAA gGAATTCTATTACTAGTGAAGACTTTAATTCAGAACCACCAAAATTAGTAATGGTTTTCTTTATTGGAGGATGTACATTTGCAGAAATTTCTGCGCTGAGATTTCTATCTCAGCAAGAAGATT taAACGTAGAATTTGTTGTCTGCACTACAAAACTAATAAATGGAAACACATTTTTAATGTCATTAATGGAAAACCTAGAAAGTACataa
- the LOC132905974 gene encoding vacuolar protein sorting-associated protein 33A isoform X2: MSSAHLSTGRLNVGIIQVQVRKQLLCLLEKCDGTKAIIWDQSLEGPIGLVAKYNLLEEHDVVKMYPLCGGSLTIPPNIVNIIFITRPQLGLMDLIAENVHGEEGKRPRKEFHLFFVPRKSLLCQKKLQNRGVFGSFTLIEEFKCDLFPFDNDLLSMELSGSFKEFHLENDPTCLYQVAQAIQGLQRLYGKIPKVTGRGPAASKVWELLERLNREEEDNKTTSVQSSTIEHLLLLDRSVDLLSPLVTQLTYEGLIDEIFGIKYNTVQLPARRFHDSQDSPTTMTLNEKEQIILNSGEELFAEIRDKNFNGVGPILSKKAKVISSQFDERHGDKSVQEIKQFIARLPHMLATKQSLAKHTTIAEMIKEVTDSSNFLESLQVEQELLNCIDTDKPNTFIEDMIIQQQPLLKVLRLLCIQSLTNSGLKPKLLDYYKREIIQTYGYHNLPTILNLEKAGLLKQQQSARQYAVLRKALRLTVEDESEITPKDISYVHSIYAPLSVRLTEQLVQPNGWQGLNDVMGLLPGPTISSSPYNILSSGRNIN, encoded by the exons ATGTCATCGGCACATTTATCGACAGGACGTCTAAATGTGGGAATTATTCAAGTACAAGTCAGGAAACAGTTACTCTGTTTGCTTGAAAAGTGTGATGGCACAAAG gCAATTATATGGGATCAATCTCTTGAAGGACCAATTGGTCTTGTtgcgaaatataatttacttgaAGAACATGATGTTGTTAAAATGTATCCTTTATGTGGCGGAAGTTTGACAATACCAccaaatattgttaatataatatttataactagACCTCAGTTAGGACTTATGGATTTAATCGCTGAAAATGTTCATGg AGAAGAGGGGAAAAGACCAcgcaaagaatttcatttgttcTTTGTACCAAGAAAAAGTCTTCTTTGTCAAAAAAAGCTTCAGAATCGTGGAGTATTTGGTAGCTTCACATTGATAGAAGAATTTAAATGCGACTTATTTCCTTTTGATAATGATCTTCTTTCCATGGAGCTTAGTGGTTCATTTAAGGAATTTCATCTAGAAAATGATCCCACTTGTTTGTATCAAGTTGCACAAGCTATTCAAGGTTTACAACGATTATAtggaaaaattccaaaagttACTGGAAGAGGACCTGCTGCTAGCAAAGTATGGGAATTATTAGAAAGATTAAATAGAGAAGAAGAGGATAATAAAACAACATCAGTTCAGTCATCTACTAtagaacatttattattattagatcgCTCTGTAGATTTACTTTCACCTCTAGTTACGCAATTAACTTATGAGGGATTAATAGATGAAATTTTTGGGATAAAATATA aTACTGTACAGTTACCAGCAAGAAGATTTCATGATTCTCAAGACTCCCCAACAACAATGACTCTtaatgaaaaagaacaaattatattaaattctgGAGAAGAATTATTTGCAGAAATCAG ggacaaaaattttaatggaGTTGGACCTATCCTTAGTAAAAAAGCTAAAGTTATTTCATCACAGTTTGATGAAAGACATGGAGATAAAAGTGTGCaagaaattaaacaatttatagcACGATTACCACATATGTTGGCTACTAAGCAATCATTAGCAAAAC ATACAACAATAGctgaaatgataaaagaagTAACAGATTCtagtaattttttagaatcatTGCAAGTAGAGCAAGAATTGTTGAATTGTATTGACACAGATAAACCAAATACTTTTATAGAAGATATGATAATACAACAACAACCACTTTTAAAAGTTTTACGTCTTCTTTGTATACAATCCTTAACAAATTCTGGACTCAAGCCAAAGTTATTGGACTACTATAAGAGAGAAATAATACAAACATACGGATATCATAATTTGCCAACTATATTAAACTTAGAAAAAGCCGGATTATTAAAACAACAACAATCTGCGCGTCAGTATGCAGTTTTACGAAAAGCACTACGTCTTACTGTTGAAGATGAAAGCGAAATTACACCAAAGGATATTAGTTATGTTCATTCTATATATGCACCACTAAGTGTTCGATTGACAGAGCAGCTTGTACAACCAAATGGTTGGCAAGGTTTAAATGATGTAATGGGATTATTACCTGGCCCTACTATTAGTAGCTCACCATATAACATACTGTCATCTGGGAGAA atataaattaa
- the LOC132905966 gene encoding serine/threonine-protein kinase Tao, with amino-acid sequence MPAVPRPGSLKDPEIAELFEKNDPEKIFEDLREIGHGSFGAVYYARCLLTKEIVAIKKMSYVGKQTVEKWQDILKEIRFLRQLNHPNTIEYKGCYLRDHTAWLVMEYCLGSASDIIEVHKRPLKEDEIAAICEGVLRGLHYLHSLGRIHRDVKAGNILLTENGTVKLADFGSASIKCPANSFVGTPYWMAPEVILAMDEGQYDGKVDVWSLGITCIELAERKPPYFNMNAMSALYHIAQNDTPTLNSPDWSDVFRHFVEVCLTKSPTERPASGKLLSHQFVTRTRSPQVLIDLIQRTKAAVRELDNLNYRKMKKILMIDACETESTVGDADDTPDEQTGGDSSKSNSITSEHSIHSMGVSASSQSSSTNSLPLPNADANDYTTGSVRNRHKISAGGVTANLLEHGANNFATIRTTSIVTKQQKEHMQEEMHEQMSGYKRMRREHQGALVKLEERCKMEMESHKQLLDKEYETLLQQFSKELEKLQLRHLQELERKLKQNQNAEKKLHKEITSRQEADRKALEAQQKKDYKVYKERWKKELSQDEVTPKRQRDATLQSHKDNLRQMEAQEEQRLARGQREYLDLEIRKFRRKKLLVFHSLEQELLREELNKRQQQLEQAHNMLLRHHEKTQELEYRQQRAVHTLREDQVHRQHATELSNQQDYMQRAERDLRKKHALELKQQPKSLKQKEMQIRKQFRETCKIQTRQYKALKAQILQTTAKEEQKAVIKKLKEEQRRKLALLGDQYEQSIAEMLQKQSIRLDESQEVECHNLKERLNYELEILMAYQSKNKMQAEAQRNRERRELEDRVSVRRALLEQKMELETQEFLRERSERIRLLHERQERELQQFDEESARIGFSALAIAEASKESYPDDESLSGSMLSLAHSNSSTSFPPNSL; translated from the exons ATGCCAGCTGTTCCAAGGCCTGGTAGCCTTAAGGACCCAGAGATTgctgaattatttgaaaaaaatgatccggagaaaatatttgaagactTACGTGAAATCGGGCATGGCAGTTTTGGGGCTGTTTATTATGCACGATGTTTGCTTACCAAAGAAATTGTTGCCATCAAGAAAATGTCATATGTGGGAAAACAAACTGTTGAGAAGTGGCAGGATATCTTGAAAGAAATTCGATTTCTTAGGCAACTTAACCATCCTAACACAATAGAGTATAAGGGCTGTTATCTCAGGGACCACACTGCCTGg ttgGTAATGGAATATTGCCTTGGTTCTGCATCAGACATTATTGAAGTTCATAAGAGACCattaaaagaagatgaaatagCTGCAATTTGTGAAGGTGTGCTACGTGGTTTGCATTATCTTCATTCTCTTGGAAGAATACATCGAGATGTCAAAGctggaaatattttacttaccGAAAATGGGACAGTAAAATTGGCAGATTTTGGATCGGCAAGCATAAAGTGTCCAGCAAATAGCTTTGTAGGAACTCCTTATTGGATGGCACCAGAAGTGATATTAGCTATGGATGAAGGACAATATGATGGAAAAGTAGATGTATGGTCTTTGGGGATAACAtgtattgaattag CGGAACGAAAACCAccttattttaatatgaatgcTATGAGTGCTCTGTATCACATTGCTCAGAATGACACACCAACTTTAAATTCTCCAGACTGGTCAGATGTTTTTCGTCACTTCGTTGAAGTGTGTCTAACTAAAAGTCCAACTGAAAGACCAGCCTCTGGTAAACTGTTATCA CATCAATTTGTCACCAGAACGCGTTCTCCACAAGTTTTAATAGACTTAATTCAGAGAACGAAAGCTGCTGTTAGAGAATTGGATAATTTGAATTATCGGAAAATGAAGAAGATCTTAATGATCGATGCTTGTGAAACTGAAAGTACAGTTGGTGATGCTGATG ATACTCCAGATGAACAAACAGGTGGTGATAGTAGCAAGAGCAATTCAATTACCTCAGAGCATTCAATTCATTCAATGGGTGTTTCTGCCAGTTCTCAAAGTTCCTCCACCAATAGCTTGCCACTGCCAAATGCTGATGCAAATGATTATACCACGGGATCTGTACGAAATAGACATAAAATATCAGCAGGTGGTGTCACTGCCAATCTTCTTGAACATGGTGCCaataattttgcaacaatTAGGACGACATCGATTGTAACTAAACAACAAAAAGAACATATGCAAGAGGAAATGCATGAACAAATGAGTGGATATAAACGAATGAGGCGGGAACATCAAGGTGCTTTG gtaAAATTAGAAGAACGTTGTAAAATGGAAATGGAATCCCATAAACAATTATTAGATAAAGAATATGAAACTCTTTTACAACAGTTCAGTAAAGAATTGGAAAAACTTCAATTAAGGCATTTGCAAGAATTAGAACGTAAGCTTAAACAAAACCAAAATGCTGagaaaaaattacacaaaGAAATTACAAGTAGACAGGAAGCAGATCGGAAAGCATTGGAAGCACAGCAAAAGAAAGACTATAAG GTTTACaaagaaagatggaaaaaagaattatctcAGGATGAAGTTACACCGAAGCGACAACGAGATGCTACACTTCAAAGTCACAAAGATAATTTACGACAAATGGAAGCGCAAGAAGAGCAACGCCTTGCAAGAGGACAAAGAGAATACCTTGACCTCGAAATTCGTAAATTCCGTAGAAAAAAGCTACTTGTTTTTCATAGTTTGGAACAAGAGCTACTTCGAGAA GAATTAAATAAGAGACAACAACAATTAGAACAAGCACATAATATGTTATTACGACATCATGAAAAAACACAAGAACTTGAATACAGGCAACAAAGAGCAGTTCATACTCTTAGAGAAGATCAAGTTCATCGACAACATGCTACAGAACTTTCTAATCAACAAGATTACATGCAAAGAGCAGAACGTGATTTACGTAAAAAGCATGCATTGGAGCTCAAACAACAACCTAAGAGTCTCAAA cAAAAAGAAATGCAAATTCGAAAACAATTTAGAGAAACATGTAAAATACAAACGCGACAATATAAGGCATTAAAAGctcaaatattacaaacaacaGCTAAAGAAGAGCAAAAGGCTgttatcaaaaaattaaaagaagaacaaagaagGAAGTTAGCTTTATTGGGTGATCAGTATGAACAAAGTATTGCTGAAATGCTCCAGAAACAAAGTATACGTTTAGATGAATCACAAGAAGTTGAATGCCATAACCTCAAG GAAAGGTTAAATTatgaattagaaattttaatggcATATCAATCTAAGAATAAAATGCAAGCCGAAGCTCAAAGAAACAGAGAACGTCGTGAATTAGAAGATCGAGTATCAGTTAGACGAGCTTTGCTTGAACAGAAAATGGAGCTTGAAACTCAGGAATTCCTTCGTGAACGTAGTGAGCGGATACGTTTATTACATGAAAGACAAGAACGTGAATTACAACAATTTGATGAGGAAAGTGCAAGAATAGGATTCAG TGCTCTGGCGATAGCTGAGGCATCAAAAGAATCTTACCCAGACGATGAAAGCCTTAGTGGCTCAATGTTAAGTCTGGCTCACAGTAATAGTTCTACATCCTTCCCCCCTAATagtctttaa